Below is a genomic region from Candidatus Wallbacteria bacterium.
AAGCCATTCCGCAAGGTACAGCGCGTTCTTCTCATGCTCCCGCATCCTGAGCGCCAGTGTTTTCAGACCCCTGAGTGTCAGCCAGCAGTCCCATGGCCCAGGGACTACGCCCATTGCATTCTGATAAAACTTCATTTTCTGATAAAGATCTTCACTGCTTGTGGCAATCGAGCCGCCCACCAGATCGCTGTGCCCACCCATATACTTAGTAGTGCTGTGCGCCACGATATCCGCTCCAAGTGTGAGCGGCCTTTGAAAATAAGGGCTGGCAAAGGTGTTGTCTACTGCCACGATCAAGTTGCGGTTCTGATTCTTCAAAGCGCAGATTTTTTTTATGTCCACTATTTTCAATAACGGATTGGTGGGAGTTTCCAGCCAGATCATTTTGGTTTCAGGCCGGATCGCACGCTTGAAACTATCGGGGTCATCGACATCCGCGTAAGTGGCGGTTATACCCCAGCGGCTGAATATGCGCTCCAGCAGCCGATACGTGCCGCCATACATGTCGTCCCCGGCCACCAGATGGTCCCCTTTTTCCAGAAGGCTGAAAACTGCTCCGGCAGCGGCCAGACCGGAAGCGAAAGCCAGGCCGAATCTGCCTTCTTCCAGTGAAGCGATGGCAGTTTCCAGGGCTGTTCTGGTGGGATTCCCGGTGCGGGAATACTCATAGCCCTTATGCTTTCCGATTGCTTCCTGATGATAGGTCGAGGTCTGATAAACCGGAACAATCACTGCACCGGTCAAGGGATCAGGCTGCTGTCCGTCATGAATGGCACGTGTTTCGAATTTCATGTTATTCCTCGCTTTTCTGATGCATCCAGTAGTTCACCAGATCCGATCTGGTGATCAAACCTACCGGGTAATTCTCTCGTTTCACTAAAATTCCGCTCGCTCCCGATAAAAGGACCCGGTAAGCTTCGGAAATCCTGGTATGCTCCTCTAAAGAAGGCAGGGGCTTACCCATTATTTTGGCAATAGTCTGATTTTCAACGTCTATCCCCTCATGCAGGATCTGCATCATTGAGGCTTCGTTCAGACTGCCCACAATTTCTTTACCGTCAATTACAGGCAGCTGTGAAATATTGTATTCCTGCATCAGGGAAACAGCATGCAGCAGTTTGTCGTGTGAAGAAACCGAAATCAGGGGAGGCAGCTTCTTTTTTCCCGCCAGAATTTCGGATATGTTTACAGGCTGGGATTTTTTGCCTTCCCATAATCCATTTTCCTGCATCCACTGATCGGAGAATATTTTATTAATGTAGTTTCTGCCGGTGTCTGGCATCAATGCCACAATAAATTTGGGCTGTGTCAGACGCTGGGCATATTTGACCGCCGCCGCCAGAGCTGTGCCGGAAGATCCTCCCACCAGCATTCCTTCTTCGCGTCCCAGGCGCCTTGCTGTATTAAAGGATTCCTTATCGCTGACTCTGATCATTTCATCTACCAGTTGATGATTATAGGTTTTGGGGATGAAATCCTCCCCGATTCCTTCCACTTTGTAGGGTTTGGGGCTGTCCCCGGAAAGTATCGATCCCACAGGATCTGCGCCGATCACCTTGATTTCAGGCTTTTTCTCTTTGAGGTATTTGGCGGTTCCGGAAATAGTTCCACCTGTTCCGATCCCGGCCACGAAAACATCCACCATGCCGTTCGAATCTTCCCAGATTTCAGGGCCGGTGGACAAATAATGCGCCAGAGGATTTTCAGGGTTTCCGAATTGATCGGGGCGGAACGAATTAGGGGTTTCCTTGGCCAGCCTGTCCGCCACACCGTTATAGCTCTCAGGCGAATCAGGTGGCACTGCGGTAGGAGTAATCACCACTTCCGCGCCGTAAGATTTCAGAAGGCTGATCTTTTCCTGGCTCATTTTATCCGGCATCACGAATATGCACTTATAGCCTTTGACGGATGCCACTAAAGCCAGTCCTACGCCGGTATTTCCGGAAGTGGCTTCAATGATGGTTCCTCCCGGCCTGATCCGTCCTTCTTTTTCTGCAGCTTCAATCATTTTAAGGCCAACCCTGTCTTTAACGCTGCCGCCAGGGTTTAAAAATTCGGCCTTCAGATAAATCTTGGAACTCAGATCTTTCCCGATGCTGTTCAATCTGATTAAGGGAGTTCTGCCGATTGCTTCCAGGACATTGTTAAACACTGGCATCAAATACCTCCCGATATTTTCCGGTGTATTCACGCACTGAATTGACGGCATTATGAGACACTTGTCTTAAGATTAGTGCCCCATATGAGCCTCTAACAAAATTCCTACGCAAGATACAGCGCAAAAAAGAAATTTGCAAGAGGCTCATTATATCAGATGTGCCGCCTGAGCGCTAAAATTCACTTAGAGTCCATTTCACAAGCCCGGATCTCAGAAGGGTGTTTCCGGACCGAGGTAGCACTTGATCCCATGGCTCTCTATCAGTTGTTTTAATTCTACCAGCCGGCCTTCTTCTGGAACTTCAGCCTGAGAGTATTCGTATTCATTCCCCAGCTGTTCGTACTTTGACTCGCCCAGCCTGTGAAAAGGCAGAACGTTCAGCTCGGTCAAGCCGGCATAGCGGACGAACTCCACCGTCTCAAGAATGTTTTTGTGATCATCGTTGTATCCGGGGATCAGGGGCAATCTAAGCAGGAATTTACTGCTGTTTTTCCCCATAGCGGCTTTAATGTTTTTCAGGATCAGCTGATTTCCCTGGTTTGTGCCTTCTCTGTGCTTCTCAGCATTCATGTGTTTCAAGTCAGTGAAGATCCAATCAGCCGTTGCCGCGACTTCTGCAAAAATTTCCGGTTGGGCGAAACCAGAAGTCTCAAGTGCGGTATGGATCTGTCTATCCCGGCACTGGTTCAGCAGATCCAGTAAAAATTCACCCTGAAAAAGGGGTTCCCCGCCGGTGAACGTTACTCCACCCCCACTGCCCCAGAAATCCCGGTCGCGCTCCAAAATGGCTAAAATCTCTTCAGAGGAATAATATCTGCCGCTCACAGACAGGGTGTCGGCAGTACAAGCCTGCACGCAATCAAAGCTGTCACAGCTGTCGCAGAAAGTACGGTTGAACTCCAGCTGAGCGGAGATTGCTCCCTTTTTACAGGCTGTTCTGCACTCGCCGCACCGGCGGCAGCGGCTTTTCCGCCTCATCAGCCTTTGAACCGGCAGTATTCCTTCCGGATTGCAGCACCATCCACAATGCAACGGACATCCGCTGAAAAAGATCGAGGTTCTGCACCCGGGTCCATCATGTATGCAGTATCCCTGTATGTCAAACACAAGTCCCATAGACACTGGTTATTTCTTCTCAGAATAACTTTCGCAGGTGACAGCAATCAGGTCCGGGTAAGCCATGAATCTGTTTTTCGACTCTTCACAAAAACCCAGCAGCTCACCTTCCGGAGAGAACCTGGAGCAGAATTTGCACTTGGGGATTTTCCGATAACCTGGCGGAGCAAAATCATCGGAACTCACCATTTCTCCGCTCAATACATCTATCCCTTTCACCGCGTCAACTGGAACATAATCGATTACGTCGCGATAAAGGTATTTTTCAGTCATGTCCTAAACCTCCTCATATTCGGTACGGGCTATCACTTCATCCTGGATCGGCTTGCCTATCTCAACCCAGTACTGTGTAAATCCAGCTACCCGCACCATCAGATCCCGATAGCCTTCCGGACTGGACTGCGCTTCTTTCAGCATCTTTGAGTCAACAACATTGTACTGAACGTGAAAACCGCCCTTGCGCATGTATGCCCTGGTAAGTTCGAGAAGTTTGCGCAATCCGGCATTGCCCTTTACAGCGTCCGGGTGAAGCTTAAGATTCAATTGTGAATTCTGCGATTGGGAATGGTCCCACACTGTCGCCGAAGACATCAACGCGAACGGACCGTTTTTGTCTGTGCCCGGATAGGCGGACATCGAGCCGTCGGCAAATGTCGTACCGCAGAGCCGTCCGTCCGGAGTCGCGATCGCAGCCGCACCCATCGGTCCGTGTGTGGAAACTGAAATCTGACAGGCATACATCCTCATGCCATACAGGGATTCAAATTCCCTGCATTTTTCTGTCAGCCAGTTTTCCCATTCCAGTAAAATGCCGTCCGGGTAGGCATCAGCGTTTCCATACTTGGGGCAGGACAGCGCCGATTTATGGAGTCTGGACCAATTTTTCCACCTGTCATTTTTCTGCTGCTCAGCAAGGGAATAAGAATCGACTTCTGCCGCAGTCTTAAAACCGAAATTTTCTTTCAGGCAGAGCTTGAATTCATCAAGCTCCACTGTTTTATCATCAAAGACAAGTTTTTTTAGTGCAGACAGGCTGTTGATCAGGTTCACGGTTCCGGCTGTCTCAATGTTGAAAGTGGCATTGTAGCGATAGCCAAGCTCGTTGATGAGGTGGCCTTTTTCGAGGCAATCCGGTTTTAAAAGGGAATTCACAACCGACATGTTGTTCTTGCGCCAGATGTCATGCTGGATATTATTGCAAAGAGTCAATGCCTGAACAGCCTCTGAAAAATACTCTTTCACTTTTGAAAAAAGATCGTGGTAAGAATCCAGTTTCCCGCCGTGTGGCTGAAAAACGCGCTCCCCTGTGCGCTGGTCGATCCCGTCAAAAAGTACGAGTTCAAGTATTTTGGGGAGGGACACGAAATGCACGCCAACGCTGGTAGGCTGGCCTGAACCGCCCGGAATCATGTATGTTTTTCCATCAAGTTCAAGAGGCAGCCAGGAACAGGGAGAGGTTTCAAGGCATCCGCCTATCGCCAGAGCCCGCGCCTCACTGACAGTCATACCCTCGTTCCGGTACTGGCCGAGCAAAAAATCCATGGCCACCCTGTTGTTGATAAAGGCAGGATAGCCCGCTCCGGTTTTGATGCACTCACAGGCCTTGAGCAGAAATCCTTCCGGCAGCTTTTCGTCGTAAAGTACGGATAGTGTGGGCTGAGGAGTCGCACAGGTGATTCCTGCTTCCAGGATCAGGGTCTCCAGTTCGTTGCAGGCCGGATTCCCCGCTTCGTCCAAGCCGCCCAGGCTTAAATTATTGAAAGTGTTGCCTGACAGGACACCGCCCACAACGCCTGTGGAAGCGAAACAGTCGATGGCAGTAAATTTCACTCTCTGGCATTCCAGAAGTTCGATCACCTCTTCCCTGTTGATTCTGCCGGCCTTCAAGTCGTTCTGATAATAAGGATAAAGGATCTGGCCCATTCTTCCGGGTGAAAGCCCGGAGATGGCGTCTTCATTTAAGACCGCAACATGCAGCGTCCAGCAGAGCTGAAGTGCCTGGCGGAATGTTTCCGGGGGATGATGCGCAATCCGCCTGAGGATCTCTGCAATTTCGGCGAATTCTTTTTTTCGGGTTTCGCTTAAGTCAAGAGATTGAATCCTTTGGGCTTCTTCAGCGTAATTGAGGATCCACTTCTGCAGCCCCTCCAGCACCAGTTTCACTGCCTCGTAATTGTAAAGCCTGTTCATGCCGGTCAGACCGTCTCCGTCCGCCCTGCCTGCAGTCTTTGATTTCATCTCATCCGCCATCAGGATCAACCTGTCGATACCGTACTGAAGCGGATAATAATAATTTATCACCTCCCGGCCCTGGGGAAGCGTGTAGCCGGAATCGAACATGCACACTATGTTGCGCATGATTTTTTCTTTCATTTCATATTCAGGGACCATCTGCTCGTATTTATGTCCCAGGTCATCCACTGACTTGCCGTGCCAGATCCGCGCCAGTTTGAGCAAAGCCGGCACCTCTTCCTGCCTGATGCCGAATTTGCCGGCAATGGAAACGATCTTGCCGAAGCTCTTGGTCACATTCCCCCCGCCTGAGCCGAACTTGGAATGCTCGTCAGCGCTCGCACCTCCGCTTTTCAGGGCTTCCCTGTAGAAAGCGTCTTCCTTTGCCATGTAATAGCCTTCGGAAAGCCAGGGCATGGGAAAGGAGCCTCTGCAGTAACGGGCTTTCTGCATCACCAGAAGTTCGCCGGGATAAATCACGGGTGTCAGATGGGAAAAAGCTTCCTTCAAAGCCTCGGCGCGCCTGACGACCGGGACTTCATTGTCCAGTTCCATGTATTTTCTGGTGTACCAGTAGGGGAACTCGTTCTCGATCGACGACAGGGCGCTGTAATAAATCCCGCGCAGTCTGCCGGCCCGTTCTGAAGGCTCTTTCTTTATCTCTCTTGGCGTGAATGTCCGATTGATTTCTGCCATTTCAAGCCCCTTTTCCAAAAATAACAATGTTTCATTCCAACTTAAGTTTAGCAAATTTTTGTGTTGTACAACCAGATATTTTTCGGAAACAATGATCGGAACTCACGGTTTCTGCCCAGTCACAAAGTCAGGCACGGTTTCTATTCCAAACGCATATTTTCAAGCCACCCTAATTCTCGGGAAAAGCTTTGTTGGCATGACTGGACCCCTTACTGCCTTATCTTCTCAGCATTGAACGCTTGTTGGCAGGCCTGAAGTTCCGACCGAAGCCTCTCTGATGCTTGGGCGGCGGCACATCCGGTCTGATCCCCGCACTTCGGGCTGCTTCTGACTGAAAAGGATGTTCCATCACTTCCAGTTTCTGCCTGATCAGGCGTTCAATCTCGCGCAGGTAATCGCCTTCTTCAGCGCAGCAGAAAGAAAAAGCCGTGCCTGCGGCTCCGGCCCGTGCAGTTCTTCCGATCCTGTGCACATAGCTTTCAGCTTCATTGGGAAGTTCATAATTTATCACATGCGAGATGTCATCGATGTCGATCCCACGGGCTGCAATATCTGTTGCCACCAGAACCCTGGTCTTACCGGCCTTGAAATCCTGCATCGCCTTTGTTCTTGCTCCCTGTGATTTGTTGCCGTGGATCGCGTCAGCCCTGACGCCATTATGCAGCAGAAAAGTGGCGAGCTTGTTGGCCCGGTGCTTGGTGCGGGTGAAGATCAGCACGCAGGACAGATGTCTCTCGTGAAGAATATCCAGCAGCAGTCGTTCTTTATGGATTGTATCCACAAAGAAGACATATTGTTTGACTGTGTCCACTGTGGTAGCTGTGGCAGCAGCCTCTACATGCACCGGATTTGTCAGCAGCCTGCCGGCCA
It encodes:
- a CDS encoding cystathionine gamma-synthase, whose amino-acid sequence is MKFETRAIHDGQQPDPLTGAVIVPVYQTSTYHQEAIGKHKGYEYSRTGNPTRTALETAIASLEEGRFGLAFASGLAAAGAVFSLLEKGDHLVAGDDMYGGTYRLLERIFSRWGITATYADVDDPDSFKRAIRPETKMIWLETPTNPLLKIVDIKKICALKNQNRNLIVAVDNTFASPYFQRPLTLGADIVAHSTTKYMGGHSDLVGGSIATSSEDLYQKMKFYQNAMGVVPGPWDCWLTLRGLKTLALRMREHEKNALYLAEWLSHHPAIEKVYYPGLKNHENHELAKAQMDGFGGMISIEIKGGFPEVEQFMSGLKIFTLAESLGGVESLVCYPARMTHGSIPEEERKKRGIGDNLVRLSVGIENKTDLLNDLEHALSKICETKTSGGH
- a CDS encoding cystathionine beta-synthase, which codes for MPVFNNVLEAIGRTPLIRLNSIGKDLSSKIYLKAEFLNPGGSVKDRVGLKMIEAAEKEGRIRPGGTIIEATSGNTGVGLALVASVKGYKCIFVMPDKMSQEKISLLKSYGAEVVITPTAVPPDSPESYNGVADRLAKETPNSFRPDQFGNPENPLAHYLSTGPEIWEDSNGMVDVFVAGIGTGGTISGTAKYLKEKKPEIKVIGADPVGSILSGDSPKPYKVEGIGEDFIPKTYNHQLVDEMIRVSDKESFNTARRLGREEGMLVGGSSGTALAAAVKYAQRLTQPKFIVALMPDTGRNYINKIFSDQWMQENGLWEGKKSQPVNISEILAGKKKLPPLISVSSHDKLLHAVSLMQEYNISQLPVIDGKEIVGSLNEASMMQILHEGIDVENQTIAKIMGKPLPSLEEHTRISEAYRVLLSGASGILVKRENYPVGLITRSDLVNYWMHQKSEE
- a CDS encoding glycyl-radical enzyme activating protein yields the protein MGLVFDIQGYCIHDGPGCRTSIFFSGCPLHCGWCCNPEGILPVQRLMRRKSRCRRCGECRTACKKGAISAQLEFNRTFCDSCDSFDCVQACTADTLSVSGRYYSSEEILAILERDRDFWGSGGGVTFTGGEPLFQGEFLLDLLNQCRDRQIHTALETSGFAQPEIFAEVAATADWIFTDLKHMNAEKHREGTNQGNQLILKNIKAAMGKNSSKFLLRLPLIPGYNDDHKNILETVEFVRYAGLTELNVLPFHRLGESKYEQLGNEYEYSQAEVPEEGRLVELKQLIESHGIKCYLGPETPF
- the hpdC gene encoding 4-hydroxyphenylacetate decarboxylase small subunit, with protein sequence MTEKYLYRDVIDYVPVDAVKGIDVLSGEMVSSDDFAPPGYRKIPKCKFCSRFSPEGELLGFCEESKNRFMAYPDLIAVTCESYSEKK
- the hpdB gene encoding 4-hydroxyphenylacetate decarboxylase large subunit, with product MAEINRTFTPREIKKEPSERAGRLRGIYYSALSSIENEFPYWYTRKYMELDNEVPVVRRAEALKEAFSHLTPVIYPGELLVMQKARYCRGSFPMPWLSEGYYMAKEDAFYREALKSGGASADEHSKFGSGGGNVTKSFGKIVSIAGKFGIRQEEVPALLKLARIWHGKSVDDLGHKYEQMVPEYEMKEKIMRNIVCMFDSGYTLPQGREVINYYYPLQYGIDRLILMADEMKSKTAGRADGDGLTGMNRLYNYEAVKLVLEGLQKWILNYAEEAQRIQSLDLSETRKKEFAEIAEILRRIAHHPPETFRQALQLCWTLHVAVLNEDAISGLSPGRMGQILYPYYQNDLKAGRINREEVIELLECQRVKFTAIDCFASTGVVGGVLSGNTFNNLSLGGLDEAGNPACNELETLILEAGITCATPQPTLSVLYDEKLPEGFLLKACECIKTGAGYPAFINNRVAMDFLLGQYRNEGMTVSEARALAIGGCLETSPCSWLPLELDGKTYMIPGGSGQPTSVGVHFVSLPKILELVLFDGIDQRTGERVFQPHGGKLDSYHDLFSKVKEYFSEAVQALTLCNNIQHDIWRKNNMSVVNSLLKPDCLEKGHLINELGYRYNATFNIETAGTVNLINSLSALKKLVFDDKTVELDEFKLCLKENFGFKTAAEVDSYSLAEQQKNDRWKNWSRLHKSALSCPKYGNADAYPDGILLEWENWLTEKCREFESLYGMRMYACQISVSTHGPMGAAAIATPDGRLCGTTFADGSMSAYPGTDKNGPFALMSSATVWDHSQSQNSQLNLKLHPDAVKGNAGLRKLLELTRAYMRKGGFHVQYNVVDSKMLKEAQSSPEGYRDLMVRVAGFTQYWVEIGKPIQDEVIARTEYEEV
- a CDS encoding DEAD/DEAH box helicase, which translates into the protein MSFKNLNLSEPLERALATQGYLEPTPIQYKAIPDLLKGRDLIGVAQTGSGKTAAFVLPILQRMTEKYPRILRTLVLAPTRELAAQIGESFTAYGQYLKFKHTVVFGGVGQAPQVNALTRGVDILVATPGRLLDLMSQGYIDLKDIEYFVLDEADRMLDMGFIPDIRKIIGKLPRKRQSLFFSATMSYQVSELAGRLLTNPVHVEAAATATTVDTVKQYVFFVDTIHKERLLLDILHERHLSCVLIFTRTKHRANKLATFLLHNGVRADAIHGNKSQGARTKAMQDFKAGKTRVLVATDIAARGIDIDDISHVINYELPNEAESYVHRIGRTARAGAAGTAFSFCCAEEGDYLREIERLIRQKLEVMEHPFQSEAARSAGIRPDVPPPKHQRGFGRNFRPANKRSMLRR